The following proteins are co-located in the Helicobacteraceae bacterium genome:
- a CDS encoding TylF/MycF family methyltransferase, with protein MFDSFEGVSAPSDEDNGYWKKGDLSAGEEMARENLSEFIDRVRFYKGWIPTRFEEVKDRAFSFVHIDVDMHDPTRDSITFFYDRLNAGGIILCDDYGSPFCVGATKACDDFLTDKPEKMIVLADGGAFMIKGVKTA; from the coding sequence ATATTCGATAGTTTTGAAGGCGTAAGCGCTCCAAGCGACGAAGATAACGGTTATTGGAAAAAGGGCGATCTAAGCGCGGGAGAGGAAATGGCGCGCGAAAATCTCTCCGAGTTTATCGATCGCGTTCGTTTTTATAAGGGGTGGATTCCAACGCGCTTCGAGGAGGTAAAAGATCGCGCGTTTAGCTTTGTTCATATCGATGTAGATATGCACGATCCCACTCGCGATAGTATAACGTTCTTTTACGATCGGCTAAATGCGGGAGGTATTATTTTGTGCGACGATTATGGATCGCCTTTTTGCGTAGGCGCCACAAAAGCCTGCGACGATTTTTTGACCGACAAACCCGAAAAGATGATCGTTTTAGCCGACGGCGGGGCGTTTATGATCAAAGG